From a single Cupriavidus taiwanensis LMG 19424 genomic region:
- a CDS encoding glycoside hydrolase 5 family protein, with product MKIRNYVSLAGAVSLAFALAACGGDNPTDAGPQPAAAGGQPSAPPAPGAAKPGPDRRVLTPPISAATRAILEADPASYAALESVAEPGYTLLGRIKPRTTAELRADGLTSHLMIGGETTDRNFSVFSNWREFLNPLGTTKVRIQSGWNDIEQTITTPATYSFAKLDEIIDGAIEQKHEPMVFLGYGNVRPGCTDCGGAGLGGSFPTGAGKERFLKFVEATVTRYKDKVTDWQIWNEPTKDLDTYKMLIVDTARLIKQIQPNAKLTIGSWYTVHYALSCLENCNDSAEVQDARNYILTSLKYFHDNKGPTVPSEDVYVAFHPYTMNVDYDQNPWDARSMENFLALVHGYGFKPRMDENGAPSTPCMTYAMCDSGTRAWTEKNQAKYNLRRVLGDLARGIETSMFTISDLHYNDAKNTKGLLTTGVWDPNLDTPFLNGDQRVAGKKIAYGAFQNVTALFDSRMEPVPEHGCTAPAGYTAHAWRQRKGGVEATVIGVWKKTKLPVPDTAEPRAVVQVSCNGIGFGGLAATGAAPRYVDMMDGRVYDMPAGTISANAPAAVTMSVPVADWPALVVDARVLQGSLR from the coding sequence CGACAATCCCACCGATGCCGGGCCGCAACCGGCAGCCGCGGGCGGTCAGCCGTCCGCGCCGCCTGCGCCGGGTGCGGCCAAGCCCGGCCCTGACCGGCGCGTGCTGACCCCCCCCATCAGCGCCGCCACGCGCGCCATCCTCGAAGCCGATCCGGCCAGCTATGCCGCGCTCGAGTCGGTGGCCGAGCCCGGCTACACGCTGCTCGGCCGCATCAAGCCGCGCACCACGGCCGAACTGAGGGCAGACGGCCTGACCAGCCACCTGATGATCGGCGGCGAGACCACCGACCGCAACTTCAGCGTGTTCTCGAACTGGCGCGAATTCCTGAACCCGCTCGGCACCACCAAAGTGCGCATCCAGTCCGGCTGGAACGATATCGAACAGACCATTACCACGCCGGCGACCTACAGCTTTGCCAAGCTCGACGAGATCATCGACGGTGCCATCGAACAGAAGCACGAGCCCATGGTGTTCCTCGGCTACGGCAACGTCCGCCCCGGCTGCACCGATTGCGGCGGCGCCGGGCTCGGCGGTAGCTTCCCCACCGGCGCGGGCAAGGAGCGCTTCCTCAAGTTCGTCGAGGCCACGGTGACGCGGTACAAGGACAAGGTGACCGACTGGCAGATCTGGAACGAGCCCACCAAGGACCTCGACACCTACAAGATGTTGATCGTGGACACGGCCAGGCTGATCAAACAGATCCAGCCCAACGCAAAGCTGACGATCGGGTCGTGGTATACGGTGCATTACGCGCTGTCCTGCCTGGAAAACTGCAATGACTCGGCCGAGGTCCAGGACGCGCGCAACTACATCCTGACGTCGCTCAAGTATTTCCATGACAACAAGGGGCCGACGGTGCCGTCGGAAGACGTTTACGTGGCCTTCCATCCGTACACCATGAACGTCGACTACGACCAGAATCCGTGGGATGCACGCAGCATGGAAAACTTCCTGGCCCTGGTGCACGGCTACGGCTTCAAGCCGCGCATGGACGAGAACGGCGCACCGTCGACGCCGTGCATGACCTACGCAATGTGCGACAGCGGCACCAGGGCATGGACCGAGAAGAACCAGGCCAAGTACAACCTGCGTCGCGTTCTTGGCGATCTCGCGCGCGGCATCGAGACCAGCATGTTCACGATCTCGGACCTGCACTACAACGATGCCAAGAACACCAAGGGCCTGCTGACCACTGGCGTGTGGGACCCGAATCTCGATACGCCGTTCCTAAATGGCGACCAGCGCGTCGCGGGCAAGAAGATCGCCTATGGCGCCTTCCAGAACGTCACGGCGCTGTTCGACAGCCGCATGGAGCCGGTTCCCGAGCACGGCTGCACCGCACCCGCCGGCTATACCGCTCACGCGTGGCGGCAGCGCAAGGGAGGCGTGGAGGCAACCGTGATCGGCGTCTGGAAGAAGACCAAGCTGCCCGTACCAGACACGGCGGAGCCGCGCGCCGTGGTCCAGGTGTCGTGCAACGGCATCGGCTTCGGCGGCCTCGCAGCGACCGGCGCCGCGCCGCGCTATGTCGACATGATGGATGGGCGCGTCTATGACATGCCCGCGGGCACCATTTCAGCGAACGCGCCTGCAGCGGTGACGATGTCGGTGCCGGTGGCCGACTGGCCGGCACTAGTGGTTGATGCGCGCGTCCTCCAGGGGTCGCTGCGCTAG
- a CDS encoding NAD(P)/FAD-dependent oxidoreductase — protein sequence METVDCVVIGAGVVGLAVARALALQGREVIILEAENAFGTITSARNSEVIHAGIYYPAGSLKAQLCVRGKAMLYDYCASRHVAHQRCGKLIVATSEAQVATLEGIRAKAAANGVDDLRLIGRAEAQSLEPQLQCHAALLSPSTGIVDSHGLMTALLGDAENAGAMLAVQSPVLGGAVTADGIRLEIGAEDGSATTLLARTVVNSAGLTAPELARRIDGMPEAHIPPQYYAKGCYFTLAGRAPFSRLIYPVPEAAGLGVHLTLDLGGQARFGPNVRWIDEIEYGVDAADADAFYDEVRRYWPGLADGALQPGYAGIRPKISGPHEAAADFRIDGPAVHGVPGLVHLFGIESPGLTSSLAIAERVCAALD from the coding sequence ATGGAAACTGTGGATTGCGTCGTGATCGGCGCCGGCGTGGTGGGACTGGCGGTAGCGCGCGCGCTGGCGCTGCAAGGCCGCGAAGTGATCATCCTGGAAGCCGAGAACGCCTTCGGCACCATCACCAGCGCGCGCAACAGCGAGGTCATCCATGCCGGCATCTACTATCCGGCCGGCTCGCTCAAGGCGCAGCTGTGCGTGCGCGGCAAGGCCATGCTGTACGACTACTGCGCCAGTCGCCACGTGGCGCACCAGCGCTGCGGCAAGCTGATCGTCGCCACCAGCGAGGCCCAGGTGGCGACGCTCGAAGGCATCCGCGCCAAAGCGGCCGCCAATGGCGTGGACGACCTGCGCCTGATCGGCCGCGCCGAAGCGCAGTCGCTGGAGCCGCAGCTGCAGTGCCATGCGGCGCTGCTGTCGCCATCGACCGGCATCGTCGATAGCCATGGCCTGATGACGGCACTGCTGGGCGATGCGGAGAACGCGGGCGCGATGCTGGCGGTGCAGTCGCCGGTGCTGGGCGGCGCGGTCACGGCGGATGGCATCCGGCTGGAGATCGGCGCGGAAGACGGCAGCGCCACCACGCTGCTGGCGCGCACGGTGGTGAATTCGGCCGGGCTGACGGCACCGGAACTGGCGCGCCGCATCGACGGCATGCCGGAAGCCCATATCCCGCCGCAGTACTACGCCAAGGGCTGCTACTTCACGCTGGCCGGCCGCGCGCCGTTCTCGCGGCTGATCTATCCGGTGCCGGAGGCCGCCGGGCTCGGCGTGCACCTGACCCTCGACCTGGGCGGCCAGGCGCGCTTCGGCCCCAATGTACGCTGGATCGACGAGATCGAATACGGCGTGGACGCGGCCGACGCCGACGCGTTCTATGACGAGGTGCGCCGCTACTGGCCGGGACTGGCCGATGGCGCGCTGCAGCCGGGCTATGCCGGCATCCGTCCCAAGATCAGCGGCCCGCATGAAGCCGCGGCCGACTTCCGCATCGACGGCCCCGCCGTGCACGGCGTGCCGGGGCTGGTTCACCTGTTCGGCATCGAATCGCCGGGGCTGACCTCGTCGCTGGCGATTGCCGAGCGGGTCTGCGCGGCGCTGGACTGA
- a CDS encoding FadR/GntR family transcriptional regulator codes for MTTPLPRPASLATRIAQTLHDDILAGRYGAGARLPAESALADAFGVSRPIVREAIAQLKADGVLVTRKGSGAYVSDTPGGQAWRVASAPDGGPTLAQLFELRRVVETACAEMAAQRRTDADLAAIRAALASMQAQADGRGDMASAAAADMAFHHAIAEAAHNPCFTGLTDFVSQQMLAARQRAWENTARLGTATGAPRAADREHAALAEAIAAGDAAAARNAAQQHLTAAAARLGLSA; via the coding sequence ATGACCACACCGCTGCCCCGCCCGGCTTCGCTTGCCACGCGCATCGCCCAGACCCTGCATGACGATATCCTTGCCGGCCGATACGGCGCGGGCGCCCGCCTGCCGGCGGAGTCCGCGCTGGCCGATGCCTTCGGCGTCAGCCGTCCGATCGTGCGCGAGGCCATTGCCCAGCTGAAGGCCGACGGCGTACTGGTCACCCGCAAGGGCTCCGGCGCCTATGTGTCCGACACCCCGGGCGGCCAGGCCTGGCGCGTGGCCAGCGCGCCCGACGGCGGCCCGACGCTGGCACAGTTGTTCGAGCTGCGCCGCGTGGTGGAAACCGCGTGCGCAGAAATGGCGGCGCAGCGGCGCACCGACGCCGACCTCGCCGCCATCCGCGCCGCGCTGGCATCGATGCAGGCGCAGGCCGACGGGCGCGGCGACATGGCCAGCGCCGCCGCTGCCGACATGGCATTCCACCATGCCATCGCCGAAGCCGCGCACAACCCCTGCTTTACCGGCCTGACGGATTTCGTCAGCCAGCAGATGCTGGCCGCGCGCCAGCGCGCGTGGGAGAACACCGCGCGGCTGGGCACCGCCACCGGCGCGCCGCGCGCCGCCGACCGGGAGCATGCCGCGCTGGCCGAAGCCATTGCCGCCGGCGACGCCGCGGCCGCGCGCAACGCCGCGCAGCAGCACCTGACGGCAGCCGCCGCGCGCCTGGGCCTGTCCGCCTGA
- a CDS encoding flagellar brake protein, with amino-acid sequence MIQLTPNDLPVGHPLPWSLLDGEGNLVLGSGNIIPDARDLALVFRHGTVCRDDAGGEAADEPRPATGPLGLQVGTLLHVKLDGEAARPAASRLIGFIEQGLFITWPQLGGRDLPLQAGDGVVLRGFSGQAIHSFTSTITAVCRSPFRYLVLSAPVQRHATPVRKAARVPTRLAAYLTEPGDEDGIGGSGGSAARLALLSDLSTGGALVQTTTPAPAPGSRVRLRFNLRTASLDSEVVIDGWVRVAPAGEADDADFPAFGVAFDVLAERELTLLQCYIYEQLLTSTRMPVQPAPAAVAAV; translated from the coding sequence ATGATCCAGCTCACCCCTAACGATCTCCCCGTCGGCCACCCGCTGCCCTGGTCATTGCTCGATGGCGAGGGCAACCTGGTGCTCGGCAGCGGCAACATCATTCCCGATGCGCGCGACCTGGCGCTGGTGTTCCGCCACGGCACGGTCTGCCGCGACGATGCCGGCGGCGAGGCCGCCGACGAGCCGCGCCCTGCCACCGGGCCGCTCGGCCTGCAGGTCGGCACGCTGCTGCATGTCAAGCTCGACGGCGAGGCGGCGCGCCCGGCCGCCAGCCGCCTGATCGGTTTTATCGAGCAGGGCCTCTTTATCACCTGGCCGCAACTGGGCGGGCGCGACCTGCCGCTGCAGGCCGGCGACGGCGTGGTGCTGCGCGGCTTTTCCGGGCAGGCGATCCACAGCTTTACCTCGACCATTACCGCGGTGTGCCGCAGCCCGTTCCGCTACCTGGTGCTGTCCGCGCCGGTGCAGCGGCACGCGACGCCGGTGCGCAAGGCGGCGCGCGTGCCGACCCGGCTGGCCGCGTACCTGACCGAACCCGGCGACGAGGACGGCATCGGAGGCAGCGGCGGCAGCGCCGCGCGGCTGGCGCTGCTGTCGGACCTCAGCACCGGCGGCGCGCTGGTGCAGACCACCACCCCGGCCCCGGCGCCGGGCAGCCGCGTGCGGCTGCGCTTCAATCTGCGTACCGCGTCGCTGGACAGCGAGGTGGTGATCGATGGCTGGGTCCGCGTGGCGCCGGCCGGGGAGGCCGACGATGCCGACTTTCCCGCGTTCGGCGTGGCCTTCGATGTGCTGGCCGAGCGCGAGCTGACACTGCTGCAGTGCTACATCTACGAACAGCTGCTTACCAGCACCCGCATGCCCGTGCAGCCTGCTCCCGCTGCTGTAGCAGCCGTTTAG
- a CDS encoding esterase/lipase family protein gives MEHGENHACGPRTPVSRPQQSPNPLHRLAGAAAALAAAAMLAQPVPAAAALTANGDYAKTRYPIVLVHGLTGAAKMAGVLDYWYGIPEVLRDHGAQVYVATVPSFNSDAERALALQAYVRAVKLETGADKVNLIGHSQGGPTARVLAAMSPQDVASVTTIGSPHRGSEVADTVLDLINGIGAIPIAGPVLVSLIQGVFDTVGWFNGISNGQALDQDALASLESLTTRGAAGQNARLDATLVPGTKSALGPDCDSPGAVSEQRQARDAAGNLVTHRQAAYSWTGQGGPLSLLRSNLLDPSTVMMSTSGRLMALKGAGANDGLVSVCSSKWGRVLATGYYWNHLDEVNQMAGLYQDADPRTVILNHANRLRNDQL, from the coding sequence ATGGAGCACGGCGAAAACCACGCGTGCGGGCCACGCACGCCCGTATCACGCCCGCAGCAATCCCCCAACCCCCTGCACAGGCTGGCAGGCGCCGCCGCGGCGCTGGCCGCCGCCGCCATGCTGGCGCAGCCAGTGCCTGCCGCCGCCGCGCTCACCGCCAATGGCGACTACGCGAAAACGCGCTACCCGATCGTGCTGGTCCACGGGCTGACCGGCGCGGCAAAGATGGCCGGCGTGCTCGACTACTGGTATGGCATCCCCGAAGTGCTGCGGGACCATGGCGCGCAGGTCTATGTCGCCACGGTGCCATCGTTCAACAGCGACGCCGAGCGCGCGCTGGCGCTGCAGGCCTATGTGCGCGCGGTCAAGCTGGAAACCGGCGCCGACAAGGTCAACCTGATCGGCCACAGCCAGGGCGGGCCCACCGCGCGCGTGCTGGCGGCGATGTCGCCGCAGGACGTGGCCTCGGTCACCACCATCGGCAGCCCGCACCGCGGCAGCGAAGTGGCCGACACCGTGCTCGACCTGATCAACGGCATCGGCGCCATCCCCATCGCCGGCCCGGTGCTGGTCAGCCTGATCCAGGGCGTGTTCGACACGGTCGGCTGGTTCAACGGCATCAGCAACGGGCAGGCGCTGGACCAGGATGCGCTGGCCTCGCTCGAGAGCCTGACCACGCGCGGCGCCGCCGGGCAGAATGCGCGGCTCGACGCCACGCTGGTGCCGGGCACGAAGTCGGCGCTGGGCCCGGACTGCGACAGCCCCGGCGCGGTGTCCGAGCAGCGCCAGGCGCGCGACGCCGCGGGCAACCTCGTCACCCATCGCCAGGCCGCGTATTCGTGGACCGGGCAGGGCGGTCCGCTCAGCCTGCTGCGTTCCAACCTGCTGGATCCGTCCACGGTAATGATGTCGACCTCGGGGCGGCTGATGGCGCTGAAGGGCGCCGGCGCCAACGACGGCCTGGTCTCGGTGTGCAGCAGCAAGTGGGGCCGGGTGCTGGCCACCGGCTATTACTGGAACCATCTGGACGAGGTCAACCAGATGGCGGGGCTGTACCAGGATGCCGATCCCCGCACGGTGATCCTGAACCACGCCAACCGTCTGCGCAATGACCAGCTCTGA
- a CDS encoding lipase secretion chaperone has translation MTSSERAPRLWRALLPAGAAAAVVYGLTAPSAPAPVPQRAVAVSATAPSAPSADPAPAGVAAWPSLSGVAMPAGPEADAAGNLRLTRALRTYFDYFLSARHDAGGIDALDALVHDDIRRHVPQPAAGQAWQLWRRYVACLAEIQPEAARKPLAGADGMLDAQQVQQLRALLTQRHAARQRWLPEVAQAWFGDERAYDEAMLARLEIAAQPGLDDAQRRQRLAEVDAALPEPVRAAREASARPRAISQTIADLQAAGRTTQDIGAALAQAYGAEVAQRYQQQGQAEQSWQQRYDDYAARRAQIEAFAGLSEQDRRQQLDTLRRQAFDNPSEALQAEVVDQAMAARRQAR, from the coding sequence ATGACCAGCTCTGAGCGTGCGCCGCGGCTGTGGCGGGCCTTGCTGCCGGCCGGCGCCGCCGCAGCCGTGGTGTATGGGTTGACGGCGCCGTCGGCGCCGGCGCCCGTGCCGCAGCGCGCGGTGGCGGTCAGCGCCACGGCTCCGTCCGCGCCATCGGCGGACCCGGCGCCGGCCGGCGTGGCCGCGTGGCCATCGCTGTCAGGCGTAGCGATGCCTGCCGGACCCGAGGCCGACGCCGCGGGCAACCTGCGGCTGACGCGCGCGCTGCGCACCTACTTCGACTATTTCCTGAGCGCGCGCCATGACGCCGGCGGCATCGACGCGCTCGATGCGCTGGTGCATGACGATATCCGCCGCCACGTGCCGCAGCCCGCGGCCGGGCAAGCCTGGCAGCTGTGGCGCCGCTACGTGGCCTGCCTGGCAGAGATCCAGCCCGAGGCCGCCCGCAAGCCGCTGGCGGGCGCGGACGGCATGCTGGATGCGCAGCAGGTGCAGCAGCTGCGCGCATTGCTGACGCAGCGCCATGCGGCGCGCCAGCGCTGGCTGCCCGAGGTCGCGCAGGCCTGGTTCGGCGACGAGCGGGCCTATGACGAAGCCATGCTGGCGCGGCTGGAGATCGCGGCGCAGCCCGGCCTGGACGACGCGCAGCGGCGGCAGCGTCTGGCCGAGGTCGACGCCGCGCTGCCCGAGCCCGTGCGCGCGGCGCGCGAAGCCAGCGCGCGCCCCCGGGCCATCAGCCAGACCATCGCCGACCTGCAGGCGGCCGGACGCACCACGCAGGACATCGGCGCAGCGCTGGCGCAGGCCTACGGCGCAGAGGTGGCGCAGCGCTACCAGCAGCAGGGGCAGGCGGAGCAGTCATGGCAGCAGCGCTACGACGACTACGCCGCGCGCCGCGCGCAGATCGAGGCGTTCGCCGGGCTGTCGGAGCAGGACCGGCGGCAGCAACTGGACACGCTGCGCAGGCAGGCTTTCGACAATCCGAGCGAGGCGCTGCAGGCGGAGGTGGTCGACCAGGCGATGGCAGCGCGGCGGCAGGCACGCTAA
- a CDS encoding electron transfer flavoprotein-ubiquinone oxidoreductase, whose amino-acid sequence MDQQQLLEQFGPREAMEYDVVIVGGGPAGLATAIRLKQLAQEKGADVNVCVLEKGSEPGAHILSGAIMDPRALNELIPNWKELGAPLNQAVTEDKFLFLNETGSKGTPPALLPECFHNEGNYIVSLSNFVRWLGQQAEALGVEIFPGFPAAEVLYNEDGSVKGVATGNMGINKEGEPTENFQLGMELHAKYTIFAEGARGHLGKQLIEKFGLDAGKDPQSYGIGLKELWEIDPARHKPGLVVHTAGWPLDPATYGGSFLYHMEDNKVAVGFVVGLDYTNPWLSPFEEFQRFKTHPEIRQYFEGGKRLSYGARAITAGGLLSLPKTVFPGGALVGCDAGYLNASRIKGSHAAIKTGMLAAEAAYDALQAGRQHDELSAYPAAFEQSWLYKELLQAKNFKQWFKKGRTTATLMTGIEQWLLPKLGIRNPPWTIHRVKPDHVYLKPAAECEKIVYPKPDGKLTFDRLSSVFISNTNHEENQPAHLTLKDASVPVSINWDKYAGPESRYCPAGVYEFVQDETSGKERLQINAQNCVHCKTCDIKDPTQNIVWVTPEGGGGPNYVGM is encoded by the coding sequence ATGGATCAGCAACAGCTCCTGGAGCAGTTCGGCCCGCGCGAAGCCATGGAATACGACGTGGTCATCGTCGGCGGCGGCCCCGCCGGCCTGGCCACGGCCATCCGCCTGAAGCAACTCGCGCAGGAGAAAGGCGCCGACGTCAACGTGTGCGTGCTGGAAAAGGGCTCCGAGCCCGGCGCCCACATCCTGTCGGGCGCCATCATGGACCCGCGCGCCCTGAATGAGCTGATCCCGAACTGGAAGGAGCTGGGGGCGCCGCTGAACCAGGCCGTGACCGAGGACAAGTTCCTGTTCCTGAACGAGACCGGCTCCAAGGGCACGCCGCCGGCGCTGCTGCCCGAGTGCTTCCACAACGAAGGCAACTACATCGTCAGCCTGTCGAACTTCGTGCGCTGGCTGGGCCAGCAGGCCGAGGCGCTGGGCGTCGAGATCTTCCCGGGCTTCCCCGCCGCCGAGGTGCTGTACAACGAAGACGGCTCGGTCAAGGGCGTGGCCACCGGCAACATGGGCATCAACAAGGAAGGCGAGCCGACCGAGAACTTCCAGCTGGGCATGGAGCTGCATGCCAAGTACACCATCTTCGCCGAAGGCGCGCGCGGCCACCTGGGCAAGCAACTGATCGAGAAGTTCGGCCTGGATGCCGGCAAGGATCCGCAGAGCTACGGCATCGGCCTGAAGGAGCTGTGGGAGATCGACCCGGCCAGGCACAAGCCCGGCCTGGTGGTGCACACCGCCGGCTGGCCGCTCGATCCGGCCACCTACGGCGGCTCGTTCCTGTACCACATGGAAGACAACAAGGTCGCGGTCGGCTTTGTGGTCGGCCTGGACTACACCAATCCGTGGCTGTCGCCGTTCGAGGAATTCCAGCGTTTCAAGACGCACCCGGAAATCCGCCAGTACTTCGAAGGCGGCAAGCGCTTGTCCTACGGCGCGCGTGCCATCACCGCCGGCGGCCTGCTGTCGCTGCCCAAGACCGTGTTCCCGGGCGGCGCGCTGGTCGGCTGCGATGCCGGCTACCTGAACGCCTCGCGCATCAAGGGCAGCCACGCCGCGATCAAGACCGGCATGCTGGCAGCCGAGGCCGCCTACGACGCGCTGCAGGCCGGCCGCCAGCACGACGAGCTGAGCGCCTACCCCGCCGCGTTCGAGCAGAGCTGGCTGTACAAGGAGCTGCTGCAGGCCAAGAACTTCAAGCAGTGGTTCAAGAAGGGCCGCACCACCGCGACGCTGATGACCGGCATCGAGCAATGGCTGTTGCCCAAGCTTGGCATCCGCAACCCGCCCTGGACCATCCATCGCGTCAAGCCGGACCATGTGTACCTGAAGCCGGCGGCCGAGTGCGAGAAGATCGTCTACCCGAAGCCGGACGGCAAGCTGACCTTCGACCGCCTCAGCTCGGTGTTCATCAGCAACACCAACCACGAGGAAAACCAGCCGGCGCACCTGACGCTGAAGGACGCCAGCGTGCCGGTCAGCATCAACTGGGACAAGTACGCCGGCCCCGAGTCGCGCTACTGCCCGGCGGGTGTGTACGAGTTCGTGCAGGACGAGACCTCGGGCAAGGAGCGGCTGCAGATCAACGCGCAGAACTGCGTGCACTGCAAGACCTGCGACATCAAGGACCCGACGCAGAACATCGTCTGGGTGACGCCGGAGGGCGGCGGCGGCCCGAACTACGTCGGCATGTAA
- a CDS encoding SDR family oxidoreductase: MGLSINLEGKVALVTGASSGLGSRFATVLAAAGAKVVLASRRTERLKELRAAIEAEGGSAHVVRLDVTDPDSIRAAVAHAETEAGAIDILVNNSGVSTTQKLTDVAPEDFDFVFDTNTRGAFFVAQEVAKRMIARAKGAERNGSPLPQARIVNIASVAGLKVLSQIGVYCMSKAAVVHMTKAMALEWARHGINSNAICPGYIDTDINHHHWDSDAGQKLIQMLPRKRLGKPEDLDGLLLLLASDQSQFINGAVITADDGMV, translated from the coding sequence ATGGGTTTGTCGATCAATCTGGAAGGCAAGGTGGCGCTGGTAACCGGCGCCTCGAGCGGGCTGGGCTCGCGTTTCGCCACGGTGCTCGCCGCCGCCGGCGCCAAGGTGGTGCTGGCATCGCGCCGCACCGAGCGGCTCAAGGAACTGCGCGCCGCGATCGAGGCCGAGGGCGGCAGTGCCCACGTGGTGCGCCTGGACGTGACCGACCCGGACAGTATCCGCGCCGCGGTGGCGCACGCCGAGACCGAAGCCGGGGCGATCGATATCCTGGTCAATAACTCGGGCGTGTCGACCACGCAGAAGCTGACCGACGTGGCCCCGGAAGACTTCGACTTCGTCTTCGACACCAATACCCGCGGCGCCTTTTTCGTCGCGCAGGAAGTCGCCAAGCGCATGATCGCGCGCGCCAAGGGCGCCGAGCGCAACGGCAGCCCGCTGCCGCAGGCGCGCATCGTCAATATCGCGTCGGTGGCGGGGCTGAAGGTGCTGTCGCAGATCGGCGTCTATTGCATGAGCAAGGCGGCGGTGGTGCACATGACCAAGGCTATGGCGCTGGAATGGGCGCGCCATGGCATCAATTCCAACGCCATCTGCCCCGGCTATATCGACACCGATATCAACCACCACCACTGGGACTCCGACGCCGGGCAGAAGCTGATCCAGATGCTGCCGCGCAAGCGCCTGGGCAAGCCGGAAGACCTCGACGGGCTGTTGCTGCTGCTGGCATCGGACCAGTCGCAGTTCATCAACGGCGCCGTCATCACCGCCGACGACGGCATGGTCTGA
- a CDS encoding TRAP transporter small permease, which yields MEQQQEARRNAVPQHVVDSAVIPRATDEAQDAEFRVSPRIEDWIGVIVMVLLVGITFANVVVRYFTDESFAWTEEFSVFLMIVLALVAGSAAVARDRNIRIEFFFERGSAARQRRLAILSALAVAVMFIALAVLGARITWDEYTFGETSPGIGVPSWWYSIWLPVLSAGIALRALALMVRNVRALKALHQESRSATERAQ from the coding sequence ATGGAGCAACAACAAGAGGCACGGCGCAACGCCGTGCCGCAACACGTCGTCGATTCCGCGGTGATCCCGCGGGCGACAGACGAAGCGCAGGACGCTGAATTCCGGGTTTCACCCCGCATCGAGGACTGGATTGGCGTGATCGTGATGGTGCTGCTGGTCGGCATCACCTTCGCCAACGTGGTGGTCCGCTATTTCACCGACGAGTCGTTTGCCTGGACCGAGGAATTCTCGGTCTTCCTGATGATCGTGCTGGCCCTGGTGGCCGGCAGCGCCGCGGTGGCGCGCGACCGCAATATCCGCATCGAGTTCTTCTTCGAACGCGGCAGCGCGGCCCGGCAGCGGCGCCTGGCGATCCTGTCGGCGCTGGCGGTGGCAGTGATGTTCATCGCGCTGGCGGTGCTGGGCGCACGCATCACCTGGGACGAATACACCTTCGGCGAGACCTCGCCCGGCATCGGCGTGCCAAGCTGGTGGTACTCGATCTGGCTGCCGGTGCTGTCGGCAGGCATCGCGCTGCGCGCGCTGGCGCTGATGGTGCGCAACGTGCGGGCGCTCAAGGCGCTGCATCAAGAGAGCCGGTCGGCGACGGAGCGTGCGCAATGA